A genomic region of Deinococcus ruber contains the following coding sequences:
- a CDS encoding AbrB/MazE/SpoVT family DNA-binding domain-containing protein, whose protein sequence is MPNMTAKITEEGRLVLPPEVLEQLGIKPGDEVWLHIDDQQMIVERKPGSFHEFVGTHPLPDGIDARTYVDQMRHDADDRAALDAGEPHPNITSLGRRRSSD, encoded by the coding sequence ATGCCCAACATGACTGCCAAGATCACGGAAGAAGGCCGACTCGTGCTGCCGCCGGAGGTGCTCGAACAGTTAGGCATCAAGCCCGGTGATGAAGTGTGGCTACATATCGACGATCAGCAGATGATCGTCGAGCGGAAACCCGGCAGCTTCCACGAGTTCGTCGGTACTCATCCTCTGCCGGACGGGATCGACGCGAGAACGTATGTGGATCAGATGCGCCACGATGCCGATGACCGGGCCGCCCTGGATGCTGGAGAACCGCATCCCAACATCACGTCGTTGGGCCGAAGGCGTTCCAGTGACTGA
- a CDS encoding type II toxin-antitoxin system VapC family toxin translates to MTDVALDTNILLSLVNNEPTATDVASALDGLRTSSRLLLSAPVYAELIGFYPGIVTLLNAQRIEIDPHFDYACWTRAGVAYAAYAVRRQRSAGGLPRRILPDFLIAAHASVRQASLFTLNPGDFLDFPEVPLLVL, encoded by the coding sequence GTGACTGATGTGGCACTCGACACGAACATCCTGCTGAGTCTGGTCAACAACGAACCCACTGCCACCGATGTGGCGAGCGCCCTGGACGGCTTGAGAACCTCAAGTCGTCTTCTGCTTTCTGCTCCGGTCTACGCCGAGCTGATCGGCTTCTATCCCGGCATCGTCACGCTGCTGAACGCGCAGCGGATCGAGATCGATCCTCATTTCGATTACGCCTGTTGGACACGGGCAGGTGTCGCCTACGCAGCATATGCTGTCCGACGACAGCGGAGCGCGGGTGGCCTACCCAGGCGGATTCTTCCAGACTTCCTGATTGCCGCCCATGCCAGCGTCCGTCAGGCTTCCCTCTTCACGCTCAATCCCGGCGATTTTCTGGATTTCCCAGAGGTTCCTCTGCTGGTGTTGTAG
- a CDS encoding GreA/GreB family elongation factor, producing the protein MTTTNQEQPTPSLIVQNGRVHLSVAQRFLPPKREKARWLQALIHRENPDFLNDCCIRQEAAAQERTNAYRKGSTGTKTPAPLVGVVLGKQAAPDLYTAFFDVIKAGVIERHQSRAIREGMSFAGVKTGDRVMVTPHDFIDPLTLITREGNDTDLKAEAALMRLTRSRFEIARIHAGEEVKSKGEELAEKEKTFAHADVDLLGEALRRDIFEQEHIILPSGTNLRELRAALDGITDPFLRTRALDKMDRLDAVDDRERVYLHASGDPAFRTRKQALPEQWKPMTRTEDRWEPPLAEPSPVQASVNTKRPVQSTRIKVSRETYDQLLATIEHLKTRLEQLTSDMAVALQDGDISESSFYDETRDALMNVQHDLAQREANLLDVEIGDVSDTNIGCVFTLLLDGQERQVELTDDLPKIGHVSTSGPLGKQLLHAKPGDILTVTATATAIKPTTLMIPESTGTRVVHLERPTGVLKPLLPEMLTFYRAKQVPAQQLISTSKDIAVQVLSIVRPPPTTPRSSQDMLAEVSPC; encoded by the coding sequence ATGACCACTACCAACCAGGAGCAGCCCACCCCCAGCCTCATCGTTCAGAACGGCCGTGTGCATCTGTCGGTCGCGCAGCGCTTCCTGCCGCCCAAGCGTGAGAAAGCACGCTGGTTGCAGGCGCTGATCCACCGCGAAAATCCCGACTTTCTGAATGACTGTTGCATCCGTCAGGAAGCCGCTGCTCAGGAACGCACCAACGCGTACCGCAAGGGCAGCACGGGCACCAAAACCCCCGCGCCCCTCGTGGGTGTGGTGCTCGGTAAGCAGGCCGCACCTGACCTCTACACCGCCTTTTTCGATGTGATCAAAGCCGGCGTGATTGAGCGTCACCAGTCCAGAGCCATCCGTGAAGGCATGTCCTTCGCAGGCGTGAAGACAGGCGACCGCGTGATGGTCACACCGCACGATTTCATCGATCCGCTGACCCTGATCACTCGGGAAGGCAACGACACGGACCTGAAAGCTGAAGCCGCGCTGATGCGTCTGACGCGCAGCCGCTTCGAAATCGCCCGGATTCATGCGGGCGAAGAGGTCAAGTCGAAAGGCGAAGAACTCGCGGAGAAGGAAAAGACGTTCGCCCATGCGGACGTGGATCTGCTCGGCGAAGCGCTCCGGCGCGACATTTTCGAGCAGGAGCACATCATTCTGCCAAGCGGAACCAACCTGCGTGAGTTGCGCGCCGCATTGGACGGGATCACTGATCCGTTTCTGCGAACGCGGGCACTGGACAAGATGGACCGTTTGGACGCGGTGGATGACCGTGAACGCGTGTATCTGCATGCGTCGGGCGATCCCGCCTTTCGCACCCGCAAGCAGGCCCTCCCTGAACAGTGGAAGCCCATGACCCGAACCGAAGACCGTTGGGAACCGCCCCTCGCCGAGCCGTCGCCTGTCCAGGCCAGCGTCAACACGAAGCGCCCCGTCCAGTCCACTCGGATCAAGGTCTCCAGAGAAACATACGATCAGTTGCTCGCCACTATCGAGCACCTCAAGACACGTCTGGAACAGCTCACGAGCGATATGGCCGTTGCCCTTCAGGACGGCGACATCTCCGAGTCCAGCTTCTACGACGAAACCCGTGACGCCCTGATGAACGTCCAGCATGACCTCGCCCAGCGTGAGGCCAACTTGCTCGATGTAGAAATCGGTGACGTCAGTGACACCAATATCGGGTGCGTCTTCACCCTCCTGTTGGATGGTCAGGAGCGCCAGGTGGAACTGACCGACGACCTTCCGAAGATCGGGCACGTCTCGACGTCTGGCCCGCTCGGCAAGCAGCTGCTGCATGCCAAGCCGGGGGACATCTTGACCGTGACGGCGACCGCCACAGCGATCAAGCCCACGACCCTAATGATTCCTGAAAGTACCGGTACGCGGGTGGTACATCTGGAACGCCCCACGGGTGTGCTGAAGCCCCTCCTCCCGGAGATGCTCACCTTCTACCGCGCCAAGCAGGTTCCGGCGCAGCAGCTCATCTCGACCTCCAAAGACATTGCCGTTCAGGTGCTCTCCATCGTCCGGCCTCCGCCAACGACCCCCCGTTCCTCTCAGGATATGCTCGCGGAGGTGTCTCCCTGTTGA
- a CDS encoding putative Ig domain-containing protein, which produces MRRLRTLLCPPLLLLGSALALTACGSGPDSPFANPFTQSIQVTLNPSSVTLSPGATTQVQVTGTANGSAVTGLNITAADVPTGLTLTPSTGQITVAASTTLHPGTYAVPLQVTAPGGQGSAQLAITVKAPDYSVAFSGNPISLAAGSSVRVSLTATQNGANAPLVHVVKVTGALNVTLDQDPVGFTVSVPGNQTLGAYVLQVTTSDGITTRVDPLTVNVTEAAK; this is translated from the coding sequence ATGCGAAGACTACGAACACTGTTGTGCCCGCCGCTGCTGCTGCTCGGTTCCGCCCTCGCCCTGACGGCCTGCGGTTCCGGCCCAGACAGCCCGTTCGCCAATCCCTTCACCCAGAGCATCCAGGTCACGCTCAATCCCAGCAGCGTCACGCTCAGCCCCGGCGCCACCACCCAGGTGCAGGTGACTGGCACCGCCAACGGCAGCGCGGTCACCGGCTTGAACATCACTGCCGCCGATGTCCCGACGGGCCTGACGCTCACTCCCAGCACGGGCCAGATCACGGTTGCCGCCAGCACCACCCTGCACCCTGGCACCTATGCCGTGCCGCTTCAAGTCACCGCTCCAGGGGGCCAGGGAAGCGCGCAGCTCGCCATCACCGTCAAAGCGCCGGACTACAGCGTGGCGTTCAGTGGCAACCCGATCAGCCTGGCAGCTGGCAGCAGCGTCCGGGTGAGCCTTACCGCCACCCAGAACGGGGCCAATGCGCCGCTGGTGCATGTCGTCAAGGTCACAGGGGCACTGAACGTCACGCTGGATCAGGATCCAGTGGGCTTTACGGTATCGGTTCCCGGCAATCAAACGCTCGGTGCGTACGTGTTGCAGGTCACGACCAGTGACGGCATCACGACCCGCGTCGATCCTCTCACTGTCAACGTCACGGAGGCCGCCAAGTGA
- a CDS encoding VirB4 family type IV secretion system protein — protein MPYADINNARKVAQQMGNLTENLTYQGMEDGAVFTLDNRLTFAVSLHLVSAAKATEDVLVRIRDRLMQAVQGSLPVGAVVRAYLETHPCTRTALDVHAPIQRDDSPLQGMLSANHQLLERLRSTRWISETQAYLTITLPIPGRAKATAFQSGAQRPWVEKAKMLQSRLVRQLTLGGMQATPMSQEEVWNRIMDYWNPSMVSAEKPPYQAQFSAPDLAAVRLLRRLKNNAKATRPHVPSMRAQVACSDIDLDYDNCFMVGHTRVGIVSFLSPTGTTRFNASHEIVQALGGTHSTFMVEYVVVDVAKVRADVNDSLDKQETAASDPTMKVGREVHTRVADGMELVQQLEMGQVLTQMSMHAIIYAREQDELDSRRERVLAAFSSVGGCMPRIATSANAVVLFLENAPFSGKQSSYQVGAYYQNAADCIPKIGPWAGSPGGVLPLRGRNGNVFSFTPLGMKNAGVVVAGSSGGGKSVFISQLAAGLIHAHDASLTVLDPKRDYVALFMLLGAMDAVVSIAPHARLPNGERVCLNPFDLPPDEWQPSGDKYEFLMELMRALNINDLSSARVSVLNQAIKNFYQRFSRRKVVDGQEVDAYAGEGTLTDFADLISRLNTVADRSVQSDVRLREAVSDIANELRSYCGRTPLGTLLDGQTTINIRSRYLYLDIKGMLENPGSLLAKVGMLITKELTWTRSMALSGYKVIVQEEAGVALEVPGLVAQTTRMFKTGRSLGVIPILSFQDVSDALAYKGIVNNANNRVLLASNASERSQLADVFGLNDSMRRLYASLDGSDDRFREALILQGNGDQLNGDVGQLWLSREAYWLSTSTKEEADLRAQVALDLFDGDEARAAMHLAREERHAA, from the coding sequence ATGCCGTATGCCGACATCAATAACGCCCGCAAGGTGGCCCAACAGATGGGCAACCTCACTGAAAATCTCACCTATCAGGGGATGGAGGACGGTGCCGTCTTTACCCTCGACAACCGGCTGACGTTCGCGGTGTCGCTCCATCTGGTATCCGCTGCGAAAGCCACCGAGGATGTGCTGGTCAGAATCCGCGACCGCCTGATGCAGGCCGTCCAGGGGAGTCTGCCGGTGGGGGCCGTGGTGCGCGCGTACCTGGAAACCCACCCCTGTACCCGCACCGCGCTGGACGTGCATGCGCCAATTCAGCGAGACGACTCGCCCCTCCAGGGGATGCTCAGCGCGAACCATCAGTTGCTGGAACGGCTCCGCAGCACCCGCTGGATTTCCGAAACCCAGGCGTACCTCACCATCACCCTCCCCATTCCCGGTCGGGCGAAAGCAACCGCATTTCAGAGCGGGGCGCAGCGGCCGTGGGTGGAGAAAGCCAAGATGCTCCAGAGCCGCCTGGTGCGGCAATTGACGCTCGGCGGCATGCAGGCTACCCCGATGTCGCAGGAGGAGGTGTGGAACCGCATCATGGACTACTGGAATCCCAGCATGGTCAGTGCGGAGAAGCCGCCGTACCAAGCGCAGTTTTCTGCCCCAGATCTGGCGGCCGTGCGCCTGCTGCGCCGACTGAAGAACAACGCCAAAGCAACCCGTCCGCACGTGCCCAGCATGCGCGCTCAGGTGGCGTGCAGTGACATCGATCTGGATTACGACAACTGCTTCATGGTGGGCCATACCCGTGTGGGCATCGTGAGTTTTCTCAGTCCGACCGGCACCACGCGCTTCAATGCCAGTCACGAGATCGTGCAGGCGCTGGGCGGCACCCACAGTACGTTCATGGTGGAGTACGTCGTGGTGGACGTCGCCAAGGTGCGGGCCGACGTGAATGACTCGCTCGATAAGCAGGAGACCGCGGCCAGCGATCCGACGATGAAGGTGGGCCGTGAAGTGCACACCCGTGTGGCGGACGGGATGGAGCTGGTGCAGCAGCTGGAGATGGGGCAGGTGCTCACCCAGATGAGCATGCACGCGATCATCTACGCGCGCGAGCAGGACGAGCTGGATAGCCGCCGCGAACGCGTGTTAGCGGCCTTCAGCAGTGTGGGCGGCTGTATGCCGCGCATCGCCACGAGTGCGAATGCCGTGGTGCTGTTCCTGGAAAACGCGCCCTTCTCAGGCAAGCAGAGCAGCTACCAGGTGGGCGCGTATTACCAGAATGCGGCCGATTGCATTCCGAAGATCGGCCCATGGGCGGGCAGTCCTGGGGGCGTGTTGCCGCTGCGGGGCCGCAACGGGAACGTCTTCAGCTTCACCCCACTGGGCATGAAGAACGCGGGCGTGGTGGTCGCCGGGAGTTCCGGTGGCGGCAAGAGCGTGTTCATTTCTCAGCTGGCTGCCGGGCTGATCCATGCTCACGACGCGTCGCTGACGGTTCTCGATCCGAAGCGTGACTATGTCGCGCTGTTCATGCTGCTCGGGGCGATGGATGCGGTGGTTAGCATTGCACCACACGCGCGCCTGCCGAACGGCGAACGGGTGTGCCTCAACCCGTTTGATCTGCCGCCGGATGAGTGGCAGCCGAGTGGCGACAAGTACGAGTTTTTGATGGAACTGATGCGGGCGTTGAATATCAACGATCTCTCGAGTGCCCGGGTCTCGGTGCTGAACCAGGCCATCAAGAATTTCTATCAGCGCTTCTCTCGCCGAAAAGTTGTGGATGGGCAGGAGGTCGATGCCTACGCTGGCGAAGGAACACTGACGGATTTCGCGGATCTCATTTCCCGCCTGAATACCGTGGCAGACCGGAGTGTGCAGAGTGACGTGCGCCTGCGAGAAGCGGTGAGCGACATCGCCAACGAGTTGCGTTCCTATTGTGGCCGCACGCCCCTGGGGACGCTGCTGGACGGTCAGACGACCATCAACATCCGCTCGCGGTATCTGTACCTGGACATCAAAGGCATGCTGGAAAACCCCGGTTCACTGCTGGCGAAGGTCGGCATGCTGATCACCAAGGAGCTGACCTGGACGCGCAGCATGGCCCTGTCCGGCTACAAGGTCATCGTGCAGGAGGAAGCGGGCGTGGCGCTGGAAGTGCCTGGCCTGGTCGCACAGACCACCCGGATGTTCAAGACCGGGCGCTCGCTGGGTGTGATCCCGATTCTGTCTTTCCAGGACGTGTCGGACGCCCTGGCATACAAGGGGATCGTTAACAACGCCAACAACCGTGTGCTGCTGGCGAGCAACGCCAGTGAGCGTTCGCAGTTGGCGGACGTCTTCGGGCTCAACGACAGCATGCGCCGACTGTACGCGTCACTGGACGGCAGTGATGATCGTTTCCGCGAAGCGCTGATTCTGCAGGGGAATGGGGATCAGCTCAACGGGGATGTGGGGCAACTGTGGTTGTCGCGCGAAGCGTACTGGCTGTCGACGAGTACCAAGGAAGAGGCGGACTTGCGGGCGCAGGTGGCACTGGATCTCTTCGACGGGGACGAAGCGCGGGCGGCGATGCATCTGGCACGGGAGGAACGACATGCAGCGTAA
- a CDS encoding type IV secretory system conjugative DNA transfer family protein: protein MTTVQPAALPARPPAQPLNPVTITFVMSLLFGVGLVLLQFMDVGQQAAAMIHKYTGLAQARQLDTNAWAALLVACGNDTKCAPWLSTYLQAGMAGYWFALLLPLVLTPLAAKFFPKPRKIAMKDPGLAHWETKDRMTRFFPGNDTHDDPFVAFMGYLKAGKDGGSFEAKELPPLFIPREDWCQNTLVWGGIRSGKTTAFFQPNIFLAAHLGLCCVVFDVKWPQKDSGFFETIGYWHARGRRVVLLAPFEEYGARVNMLRDVHSFSDALEKADEVFPPPEFQEERGKFHNDKRRFGIAAFIWLLRTEMGDKATMRHVLDYAMMPEDRLMTWVENARDEQAKTLLMGYRDGGASNFAEVKNGIISALKIFFNADVVRATSGSLEEAVDLEECMRQPTLIVIGINAKNNMDGSGEVLFRLYKRMIDRAAMRVADEQGGKLRRHLAIFLDEKSNIGRINYMIRSMSMLRSYNISHHLGIQNEAQNELVDGELYWKAMSTNVIARTIMFPRGITGEDAVKISDTIGKTTATSVSVGGSRSLNPLLVEGSNQASASLTPLHLLSTEEFPDFAMGEAVVKMNGQHPIRTQLVPMGMPYVQGTGIKKNQHRNLLYTMYADTLTRCPGGLIAYTNHVIRGGLLVGSPKKPVPVVPKKPPEEPGSAAGAGPVVPKPLVPSASAAPAPAPGGASVQPALLVAPPVQADTSANLDVQEAYTWVRACMDAFVEVSLLMPEQVVTVRINKQEADAVNGEGAVNRLFVGGLVEPNRTRMDAKFTARANRGLSDELKATLLDYADARPAYEWLKTNATAVEGTLERAAYVEACQQAPEPLTPIKVVAALENGQLLCGRTVTREIFRSSGGLRFPQRRVASRDLDVIPLTRWVDTAAAVRVAREKPQEAAAPKEDSRRGRKRNREALISQIVVPPEGAAAPESPPAP from the coding sequence ATGACGACCGTACAGCCGGCGGCTCTTCCGGCTCGGCCGCCAGCACAGCCGCTGAACCCGGTCACGATCACCTTCGTGATGAGCCTGCTGTTTGGGGTCGGTCTGGTGCTGCTGCAGTTCATGGATGTGGGACAGCAGGCGGCAGCCATGATTCACAAGTACACCGGGCTGGCGCAGGCGCGTCAGCTGGACACGAATGCCTGGGCGGCACTGCTGGTCGCCTGTGGGAATGACACCAAGTGCGCTCCCTGGCTCTCAACGTACCTGCAAGCGGGCATGGCCGGGTACTGGTTCGCGTTGCTGCTCCCCCTGGTGTTGACGCCGCTCGCGGCCAAGTTCTTCCCGAAGCCCCGTAAGATCGCCATGAAAGATCCTGGCCTCGCGCATTGGGAGACAAAAGACCGCATGACCCGCTTTTTCCCAGGAAATGACACGCACGATGATCCGTTCGTGGCCTTCATGGGGTACCTGAAGGCCGGGAAGGATGGCGGGAGCTTCGAGGCGAAGGAGCTGCCGCCCCTGTTTATCCCCCGCGAGGACTGGTGCCAGAACACGCTGGTCTGGGGCGGTATTCGGAGCGGCAAGACGACCGCCTTTTTTCAGCCGAACATCTTCCTGGCAGCGCACCTGGGTTTGTGTTGCGTGGTCTTCGACGTGAAGTGGCCGCAGAAAGACAGCGGGTTCTTCGAGACCATCGGGTACTGGCATGCGCGAGGCCGCCGGGTGGTGCTGCTCGCTCCATTCGAGGAATACGGCGCGCGGGTCAACATGCTGCGGGACGTACACAGCTTCAGCGACGCGCTGGAGAAAGCGGACGAAGTCTTCCCGCCGCCCGAGTTCCAGGAGGAGCGCGGCAAGTTCCACAACGACAAGCGGCGGTTCGGCATCGCGGCGTTCATTTGGCTGCTGAGGACCGAGATGGGCGACAAGGCGACGATGCGGCACGTGCTGGACTACGCCATGATGCCGGAGGATCGGCTGATGACCTGGGTGGAGAATGCCCGCGATGAGCAGGCGAAAACGCTGCTGATGGGCTACCGCGATGGTGGAGCCTCGAACTTCGCGGAGGTGAAGAACGGCATCATCTCGGCGCTGAAAATCTTCTTCAACGCGGACGTGGTGCGGGCCACGAGTGGGTCGCTGGAAGAGGCGGTGGATCTGGAAGAGTGCATGCGTCAGCCGACCCTGATCGTGATTGGGATCAACGCGAAGAACAACATGGACGGGAGCGGTGAGGTGCTGTTCCGCTTGTACAAGCGCATGATCGACCGGGCGGCGATGCGGGTGGCGGACGAGCAGGGCGGAAAGCTGCGGCGGCATCTGGCCATCTTTCTGGACGAGAAGTCGAACATCGGGCGGATCAATTACATGATCCGCTCGATGTCGATGTTACGGAGCTACAACATCTCGCATCACCTGGGGATTCAGAACGAGGCACAGAACGAACTGGTGGACGGGGAGTTGTACTGGAAGGCGATGTCGACCAACGTGATTGCGCGAACGATCATGTTTCCGCGCGGCATCACGGGCGAGGACGCGGTCAAGATTTCGGACACCATCGGCAAGACCACGGCCACGAGCGTCTCAGTGGGTGGGAGTCGGAGTCTCAATCCACTGTTGGTGGAGGGGAGTAACCAGGCGAGTGCCAGTTTGACGCCGTTGCATCTGCTGTCGACGGAGGAATTTCCGGACTTTGCAATGGGGGAAGCCGTGGTGAAGATGAACGGGCAGCACCCGATTCGCACGCAGCTGGTGCCGATGGGGATGCCGTATGTGCAGGGCACGGGGATCAAGAAGAATCAGCACCGGAACCTGCTGTACACCATGTATGCGGACACGTTGACGCGGTGTCCGGGCGGGCTAATTGCGTACACCAACCACGTGATCCGGGGGGGGCTGTTGGTCGGCAGTCCGAAGAAGCCTGTGCCAGTGGTTCCGAAGAAGCCACCGGAAGAGCCAGGAAGTGCGGCTGGGGCGGGGCCGGTTGTGCCGAAGCCGCTGGTGCCGAGCGCGTCCGCTGCGCCCGCACCTGCGCCTGGAGGAGCGTCTGTGCAGCCGGCCCTGTTGGTGGCGCCGCCCGTGCAGGCAGACACGAGTGCGAACTTGGATGTGCAGGAAGCGTACACCTGGGTCCGAGCGTGTATGGACGCGTTTGTGGAAGTGTCGCTGCTGATGCCGGAGCAGGTGGTGACGGTACGAATCAACAAACAGGAGGCGGATGCGGTCAACGGGGAGGGAGCTGTCAATCGGTTGTTCGTCGGGGGACTGGTCGAACCCAACCGGACGCGCATGGATGCGAAGTTCACCGCGCGTGCCAATCGTGGCTTATCGGATGAGCTCAAGGCTACGTTGTTGGACTACGCCGACGCCCGCCCAGCGTATGAGTGGTTGAAGACCAATGCCACAGCGGTGGAAGGAACACTCGAACGTGCGGCTTACGTGGAGGCCTGTCAGCAGGCACCAGAACCGCTGACGCCGATCAAGGTAGTGGCGGCGTTGGAGAACGGTCAGTTGCTGTGTGGGCGGACGGTGACGCGGGAGATATTCCGGTCTTCCGGTGGGCTGCGGTTCCCACAACGTCGAGTTGCCAGTCGGGATCTGGATGTGATTCCGTTGACGCGTTGGGTCGATACAGCGGCGGCTGTCCGGGTGGCGCGCGAGAAGCCGCAAGAAGCTGCTGCCCCGAAAGAGGACAGTCGGCGGGGGCGCAAGCGGAATCGCGAAGCGCTGATCAGCCAGATTGTCGTGCCCCCCGAAGGAGCGGCAGCACCAGAATCACCACCAGCTCCCTGA
- a CDS encoding SIMPL domain-containing protein (The SIMPL domain is named for its presence in mouse protein SIMPL (signalling molecule that associates with mouse pelle-like kinase). Bacterial member BP26, from Brucella, was shown to assemble into a channel-like structure, while YggE from E. coli has been associated with resistance to oxidative stress.) has product MGVLRIQQKDHLDITAVSAKLHLNIEGETFVMGNAAIERVKAVRDLTQQLQVAGIPAAQIQVRGVELSNRTGLMTKQQSVRFTLVVETEAALLPAVLGLLADQRQVELQQLEWIFDDFEASLLLGSQAMRKARRRADALAEAAGHRVVGVLNASDTWEMPVSTIQWQPQGMMQEVSRATRARASSLDAGVQYSSTHVLTVQLTVDFQLE; this is encoded by the coding sequence ATGGGTGTCTTACGGATTCAACAGAAAGACCACTTGGATATTACGGCGGTCAGCGCCAAACTCCACCTGAACATCGAGGGCGAGACATTCGTGATGGGCAACGCTGCGATCGAGCGGGTGAAAGCGGTGCGTGACCTCACGCAGCAGCTCCAGGTGGCTGGCATCCCCGCTGCCCAGATTCAGGTCAGAGGGGTCGAGCTCAGTAACCGGACTGGACTGATGACAAAGCAGCAGAGCGTTCGTTTTACTCTGGTGGTCGAGACGGAAGCGGCGCTGCTACCCGCAGTGCTGGGGCTGCTGGCAGACCAAAGACAGGTGGAACTTCAGCAGTTGGAGTGGATCTTCGACGACTTCGAGGCCAGCCTGCTGCTCGGGTCTCAGGCGATGCGGAAAGCAAGGAGGCGCGCAGATGCACTTGCTGAAGCGGCAGGGCATCGGGTGGTTGGGGTGCTGAATGCCTCTGACACCTGGGAGATGCCTGTGAGCACCATACAATGGCAACCACAGGGGATGATGCAGGAAGTTTCACGAGCCACCCGCGCCCGGGCCAGCTCACTGGATGCTGGGGTCCAATACAGCTCAACCCACGTCCTCACGGTGCAGCTGACCGTGGATTTCCAGCTTGAGTAG
- the tnpC gene encoding IS66 family transposase — MPGFQPGTLAVTMLSMASEMTEKDLFEIIRRQAEQIDQLIAENKALKAEIARLKKRIEELERRERKYAAPFSREQRTFDPKSPGRRPGEGTFAHKAPPTVEQITKTVQVDTPNTCPRCGFVGPLIFTRQDKAWVTELTPQNAMQVTEYHVPVMACPQCHHAVRGDHPELKSDQVGATAHRLGPVLHATLQTLYHELGLPVRRIGRVIHLLGGLQITQSAITQAAQRLAADGSPLAVHVDALHTQIQQAPFVHHDDTGWRIGTQNAWVGAFRSADTVVFRANLRHTNVEVREGLGQNFAGVLVSDRFSSYDSRFLQDVRQQKCLAHLIRNADEVAAGEQGRPGRGELYGQRVAQVFRDGIRLHRNVTTGVCTPETYAQQGEELTLRLDALLNRTPLKSKVNERLRLGILKQSVLDRLWRFLNDPDIPPTNNAAERSLRTVVMARKVSQCSKNAVGVQTYMRIKSTVETARLRGQDPVTVLTGLMR, encoded by the coding sequence GTGCCCGGCTTCCAGCCGGGCACTCTTGCCGTTACTATGCTGTCCATGGCTTCCGAGATGACTGAGAAAGATCTCTTCGAGATCATCCGTCGCCAGGCCGAGCAGATCGACCAGTTGATCGCCGAAAACAAAGCACTCAAAGCGGAAATCGCCCGCCTGAAGAAGCGCATTGAAGAACTCGAACGGCGGGAACGCAAGTACGCCGCACCCTTCAGCCGCGAGCAGCGCACGTTCGATCCCAAATCACCGGGACGCCGTCCTGGTGAAGGCACCTTTGCGCACAAGGCCCCACCCACGGTGGAGCAGATCACCAAGACGGTGCAGGTCGACACACCGAATACCTGTCCTCGCTGTGGGTTCGTGGGGCCGCTGATCTTCACCCGTCAAGACAAGGCCTGGGTCACGGAACTTACCCCGCAGAACGCCATGCAGGTCACCGAGTACCACGTGCCCGTCATGGCGTGCCCGCAGTGTCACCACGCGGTGCGTGGTGACCATCCCGAACTGAAGAGCGATCAGGTGGGCGCCACGGCTCATCGACTTGGCCCGGTCCTGCACGCCACCCTCCAGACCCTGTATCACGAGCTGGGCCTGCCCGTCCGGCGGATTGGACGGGTCATACATCTCCTCGGCGGCCTCCAGATCACGCAGAGTGCGATCACGCAAGCCGCCCAGCGGCTGGCGGCTGACGGCAGCCCGCTCGCCGTTCACGTCGATGCCCTGCACACACAGATCCAACAGGCGCCGTTCGTGCATCACGACGATACCGGCTGGCGGATCGGCACCCAGAACGCCTGGGTGGGCGCGTTCCGGAGCGCGGACACCGTGGTGTTCCGCGCGAACCTGCGGCATACGAACGTGGAAGTCCGGGAAGGCCTGGGACAGAACTTCGCCGGGGTGCTGGTCAGCGACCGCTTCTCCTCGTACGACAGTCGTTTCCTGCAGGACGTCCGGCAGCAGAAGTGCCTGGCGCACCTGATCCGCAACGCGGATGAGGTTGCAGCTGGGGAGCAGGGCCGACCTGGGCGGGGAGAGCTGTATGGGCAGCGGGTCGCGCAGGTCTTCCGGGACGGCATCCGACTGCACCGGAACGTAACGACGGGTGTGTGCACGCCGGAAACGTATGCGCAGCAGGGTGAGGAACTCACCCTCCGTCTGGACGCGCTGCTGAACCGGACGCCGTTGAAGTCGAAGGTGAACGAGCGACTCCGGTTGGGCATCCTGAAACAGAGCGTTCTGGATCGGTTGTGGCGGTTTCTGAATGACCCGGACATTCCACCGACGAATAACGCAGCGGAACGGAGCCTGCGGACGGTGGTGATGGCCAGGAAGGTCTCGCAGTGCAGCAAGAATGCGGTGGGCGTGCAGACGTACATGCGGATCAAGTCCACCGTGGAGACCGCGCGGTTGCGCGGTCAGGACCCCGTCACGGTCCTGACCGGCCTGATGCGCTGA